Proteins co-encoded in one Macadamia integrifolia cultivar HAES 741 unplaced genomic scaffold, SCU_Mint_v3 scaffold1431, whole genome shotgun sequence genomic window:
- the LOC122063715 gene encoding uncharacterized protein LOC122063715, whose amino-acid sequence MASWVRTITSPFRKACTFFNNNNGCRDKKSQPGHGHGHDDRIVDLQGEVMACAYEDVQVMWSILDSSKPRVCKVRS is encoded by the exons atggCGTCTTGGGTTCGCACTATCACATCCCCATTCAGAAAAGCTTGCACCTTCTTCAACAACAATAATGGATGCAGGGATAAGAAGTCCCAACCAG GGCATGGCCATGGGCATGATGATAGGATCGTAGATTTGCAGGGTGAAGTGATGGCATGTGCTTACGAGGATGTTCAGGTGATGTGGTCTATCCTCGACAGCTCCAAGCCCAGAGTCTGCAAAGTGAGgtcttga
- the LOC122063717 gene encoding chitinase 10-like has product MSIMAATAVFSLSPHPLISFLYSLYPILMTTMRTEARPPNFGNWGVSSLVTQEIFNAIFLHRDDNVCPANNFYTYHSFIQATACFPSFGNSACLSTRKREIAAFLAQISHETTGGWATAPDGPYTWGLCFKEEVNPQSDYCDSTNKEWPCYPGKSYKGRGPIQLSWNYNYGPAGKALGFDGLRNPELVSNNSLTAFRTALWFWMTSQPPKPSCHDVMVGRYVPNQVDLDANRTVGFGFVTNIINGGLECGRPNDARVNDHIGYFQRYAKLFNVDPGPNLDCAYQKSFA; this is encoded by the exons ATGAGCATAATGGCCGCCACGGCcgtcttctctctttctcctcatcCTCTGATTTCCTTCTTATACTCGTTGTATCCAATATTAATGACAACGATGAGGACGGAGGCACGACCACCCAACTTTGGGAATTGGGGGGTTTCTTCTCTGGTGACGCAAGAGATATTCAACGCCATCTTCCTCCATAGGGATGACAATGTCTGCCCTGCCAACAACTTCTACACTTACCACTCTTTTATCCAAGCCACCGCCTGCTTCCCTTCATTTGGCAACTCTGCTTGTTTATCTACTCGCAAGCGCGAGATCGCTGCTTTTCTCGCTCAAATCTCCCATGAGACCACAG GAGGATGGGCTACAGCACCTGATGGGCCCTATACGTGGGGATTGTGCTTTAAGGAGGAAGTGAACCCACAAAGTGATTACTGTGACTCCACCAACAAGGAATGGCCTTGCTATCCTGGCAAATCTTACAAAGGCCGAGGACCCATTCAGCTCTCCTG GAATTACAACTATGGACCAGCGGGAAAAGCCTTGGGCTTCGACGGTCTGAGGAACCCAGAGTTGGTATCCAACAACTCCTTGACTGCTTTCAGGACTGCTCTCTGGTTCTGGATGACGTCCCAGCCTCCCAAGCCCTCTTGCCATGATGTAATGGTCGGACGTTATGTCCCAAACCAAGTCGACTTGGATGCCAATCGTACGGTTGGGTTCGGCTTCGTTACTAACATAATCAATGGTGGACTCGAATGCGGTAGGCCCAATGATGCACGTGTCAACGATCACATTGGCTATTTCCAGAGATACGCCAAGCTCTTCAATGTGGACCCTGGTCCTAACTTGGATTGTGCCTATCAGAAATCCTTTGcttaa
- the LOC122063714 gene encoding putative pentatricopeptide repeat-containing protein At3g13770, mitochondrial, translating to MKAFFSISITRIRTVRLIANILHSKQKSPLLLKNFCRSHHPSTSTTSPTHLNSLLNATGETQDIRHATQIHAQIITNNYTSLAFLFNNLLNIYANCGHLHRSLLAFSHTHNDAKNIITWTSLITQFSRCHKPLEALSLFNQMRRTGISPNHFTFSAILSACANTAILAHGEQMHSLIHKHGFQTDIFVGSAIIDLYAKCGNTVSAKAAFDEMPQRNLVSWNAMIVGFSQNKNHEQAIGLFMEIINDDSVIPDEVSFSSVLSTCADMGSLDVGRQVHALVVKHGLIFRPYVKNSLVDMYGKSGCFADAIELFKTMAARDVVTWNVMAMGWAQNDCFEEACNYFWIMRNEGISPDEASFSTALYASASLAALDQGTSIHDQIVKTGFISNTCVQSSLITMYAKCGSLFDAHRVFEEIKNRNVVCWTAMITAYQQNGLGDRVIELFEQMLAEGLKPDHITFVSVLSACSHTGRVEEGFGYFNSMSSVYGMKPGPEHYACMVDMLGRAGQLNEAKRFIESMPVRPDPSVWGALLGACRSHGHLEMGKQVAEKLFEVEPNNPGNYVLLANIYMHHGRLEEANEIRRLMGINGVRKEPGCSWIDIKNVTHVFTVHDRSHSWTDEIYKMLGKMADLVKEKGYVAENQFAVNDAEEFKEQSLWYHSEKLALAFGLLTLPVGAPIRIKKNLRTCGDCHTVMKYVSEIFKREIIVRDVNRFHRFVGGFCSCGDYW from the coding sequence atgaaagCTTTCTTTAGCATCAGTATCACTAGAATTAGAACAGTGAGATTGATTGCCAACATTCTTCACTCAAAACAAAAATCACCCCTTCTCCTCAAAAATTTCTGCAGATCTCACCACCCATCAACATCTACCACCTCTCCCACTCATCTCAACTCACTCCTCAACGCCACCGGTGAAACCCAAGACATCAGACACGCAACCCAGATCCATGCCCAGATCATCACCAACAATTACACCTCCCTCGCCTTTCTATTCAACAACCTCCTCAACATCTATGCCAACTGTGGCCATCTCCATCGAAGTCTTCTTGCCTTCTCACACACCCACAATGATGCCAAGAATATCATCACTTGGACATCTCTCATCACCCAATTCTCTCGTTGCCACAAACCCTTGGAAGCCTTGTCCCTCTTCAACCAAATGCGACGTACGGGCATCTCCCCAAACCATTTCACTTTCTCTGCCATCCTCTCCGCTTGCGCCAACACCGCGATCCTAGCTCACGGTGAGCAAATGCATTCGTTGATCCATAAACATGGGTTTCAAACTGATATCTTCGTCGGTAGTGCCATTATTGATTTGTACGCTAAGTGTGGCAACACGGTTTCTGCAAAGGCGGCGTTCGATGAAATGCCTCAGCGAAACCTAGTCTCGTGGAATGCCATGATCGTGGGGTTCTCACAGAACAAGAATCATGAACAGGCTATTGGGTTATTCATGGAGATCATCAACGACGATTCGGTGATTCCTGATGAAGTGAGCTTCTCAAGCGTGTTGAGCACATGCGCAGACATGGGTAGCCTTGATGTTGGAAGACAGGTCCATGCGCTTGTGGTGAAGCATGGTCTCATATTTCGACCCTACGTGAAGAACTCGCTTGTGGACATGTATGGTAAAAGCGGGTGCTTTGCAGATGCCATCGAGTTGTTCAAGACCATGGCAGCTAGAGATGTAGTGACATGGAATGTGATGGCCATGGGTTGGGCCCAAAACGATTGCTTTGAGGAAGCTTGCAATTATTTTTGGATCATGAGGAATGAAGGGATATCACCCGATGAGGCATCTTTCTCGACGGCCCTCTATGCCTCTGCAAGTCTCGCAGCATTGGATCAAGGAACTTCGATTCATGATCAGATAGTGAAAACTGGGTTCATCAGCAATACGTGCGTTCAAAGCTCACTCATCACCATGTATGCAAAATGCGGGAGCTTGTTTGATGCGCATCGAGTGTTCGAGGAGATCAAGAACAGGAACGTGGTCTGTTGGACAGCCATGATCACGGCCTACCAGCAAAATGGCCTTGGAGACCGGGTGATTGAACTATTTGAGCAGATGCTGGCAGAAGGGTTGAAACCTGACCATATAACCTTCGTTAGTGTCCTTTCAGCTTGCAGCCATACTGGGCGTGTGGAAGAAGGATTCGGCTATTTCAATTCCATGAGCAGCGTGTATGGGATGAAACCAGGACCCGAACACTATGCCTGCATGGTTGACATGCTTGGTCGAGCTGGTCAGTTGAATGAGGCGAAGAGGTTCATCGAATCCATGCCGGTTAGGCCAGACCCATCAGTGTGGGGAGCCTTGCTGGGTGCTTGCAGGAGTCATGGGCATCTTGAGATGGGTAAACAAGTAGCAGAGAAGCTTTTTGAGGTGGAGCCGAACAATCCAGGGAATTATGTGCTTCTTGCTAATATCTATATGCATCACGGAAGGTTGGAAGAAGCAAATGAAATAAGGAGATTGATGGGAATCAATGGGGTAAGAAAGGAACCTGGCTGCAGCTGGATTGACATAAAAAATGTCACTCATGTGTTTACAGTGCATGATCGATCTCATTCTTGGACAGATGAGATCTATAAAATGTTAGGCAAGATGGCGGATTTGGTAAAGGAGAAAGGATATGTAGCTGAAAACCAATTTGCGGTTAATGATGCAGAGGAGTTCAAGGAACAGAGCTTGTGGTATCACAGTGAGAAACTGGCCCTTGCATTTGGGCTTCTTACCCTTCCCGTGGGAGCTCCAATTCGAATAAAGAAGAACCTAAGGACTTGCGGAGATTGTCATACGGTTATGAAGTATGTCTCAGAGATTTTTAAAAGAGAGATTATTGTCAGGGATGTCAATAGGTTTCACAGGTTTGTTGGTGGTTTCTGCTCTTGTGGGGATTACTGGTGA
- the LOC122063720 gene encoding auxin-responsive protein IAA4-like: MSLSFGWWQFVVPYLRLKWRFSLSLSLSLIGSSQRTMGKKATHSSSSSIDSSKHPTLSSASSSSSLYYQQPKTKRDLSTDLRLGLTLSTSTSSLPHTLSNSSSNSRRQTSDWPPLKPLLRSSLAEKENNRQRPTFFVKVYMEGVPIGRKLDLFAHHDYDGLITTLAHMFRATILYPYIDGVHSENDHVLTYEDKEGDWMMVGDVPWEMFLTSVKRLKITGADRC; this comes from the exons ATGAGTCTGTCTTTTGGGTGGTGGCAATTCGTCGTTCCCTATTTAAGGCTTAAGTggcggttctctctctctctctctctctctctcatcggCTCATCGCAACGAACGATGGGGAAGAAGGCAACCCATTCTTCGTCTTCGTCGATTGACAGCAGCAAACACCCAACCCTCTCATCTGCCTCGTCCTCCTCTTCTCTCTACTACCAACAACCCAAGACCAAGAGAGACTTGAGCACTGATCTTCGGCTTGGACTCACCCTTTCTACTTctacttcctctcttcctcacaCCCTCTCCAATTCCAGTTCCAATTCCAG GAGGCAAACGTCGGATTGGCCACCGCTGAAGCCGCTTCTGAGAAGTAGCCttgcagagaaagaaaacaatcGACAAAGACCCACCTTCTTCGTGAAGGTATACATGGAAGGCGTTCCAATTGGCCGGAAGTTGGACCTGTTTGCTCACCATGATTACGATGGCCTAATCACTACTCTAGCCCACATGTTCAGGGCCACCATTCTCT ACCCTTATATTGATGGAGTGCACTCTGAGAATGATCATGTATTAACTTACGAAGACAAAGAAGGGGATTGGATGATGGTGGGGGACGTTCCTTGGGA GATGTTCCTGACCTCTGTGAAGAGACTCAAGATCACCGGAGCTGACAGATGCTGA